A section of the Saccopteryx leptura isolate mSacLep1 chromosome 4, mSacLep1_pri_phased_curated, whole genome shotgun sequence genome encodes:
- the LOC136404456 gene encoding thymosin beta-4-like — translation MSDKPNMAEIENFDKSKLKKTEMQEKNPLPSKETIEQEKQAGES, via the coding sequence ATGTCTGACAAACCCAATATGGCTGAGATTGAGAACTTCGATAAGTCgaaattgaagaagacagaaATGCAAGAGAAAAACCCGCTGCCTTCAAAAGAAACAATTGAACAAGAGAAGCAAGCTGGCGAATCGTAA